A genomic stretch from Arthrobacter sp. KBS0702 includes:
- a CDS encoding right-handed parallel beta-helix repeat-containing protein — MAAPAAPVVPQPAGSGLAVGSYRPSAATTGVPAGTALKPFNSAGADLVITRDGTILDGLEIYGDIKVRAKNVTIRNSRLHGGPGIPASNTGIVDATDAGVVNLQVQDNTIIPDRPSYYRDGIVGHDYTARRNHIQGTNDGLGIFNRPGGPPGANVTAEGNYIHSLTFWSNDPAHSDGTHNDGIQVQGGENIRIVGNTIVASATPGRGSGPSPRGEHAGIGIMLQQNVGRLGNVVVEKNWVDDGQTSINIDHGKYATITVTVAANYLGRNQFDFGHGSKYPVRVINRAASSVPGLATNRWADSLALLGEGTTGGIRFNG; from the coding sequence ATGGCGGCTCCAGCCGCACCGGTCGTCCCGCAGCCGGCCGGATCGGGACTCGCCGTCGGCAGTTACCGCCCCTCGGCAGCCACCACCGGGGTGCCCGCCGGAACCGCTTTGAAGCCGTTCAACTCCGCCGGGGCGGATCTGGTCATCACACGGGACGGCACGATCCTCGACGGCCTCGAGATCTACGGCGACATCAAGGTCCGCGCCAAGAACGTCACCATCAGGAACAGCAGGCTCCACGGCGGCCCGGGCATCCCGGCCTCGAATACCGGCATCGTCGATGCCACCGACGCCGGCGTCGTGAACCTCCAGGTCCAGGACAACACGATCATCCCCGACCGCCCCTCCTACTACCGTGACGGCATCGTCGGCCATGACTACACGGCCCGGCGGAACCACATCCAGGGCACCAACGACGGCCTCGGCATTTTCAACCGTCCCGGCGGCCCTCCCGGCGCCAACGTCACGGCCGAGGGAAACTACATCCATTCGCTGACGTTCTGGTCCAACGACCCGGCCCACAGCGACGGAACCCACAACGACGGCATCCAGGTGCAGGGCGGCGAAAACATCCGGATCGTCGGGAACACCATCGTGGCCAGCGCCACGCCCGGCCGAGGCAGCGGCCCGAGCCCCCGCGGCGAGCACGCGGGCATCGGCATCATGCTGCAGCAGAATGTCGGCCGGCTGGGCAACGTCGTGGTCGAAAAGAACTGGGTGGACGACGGCCAGACGTCCATCAACATCGACCACGGGAAGTACGCCACCATCACGGTGACGGTGGCGGCCAACTATCTGGGCCGCAACCAGTTCGACTTCGGCCACGGCTCGAAGTACCCCGTCCGGGTGATCAACCGCGCGGCGAGTTCGGTGCCGGGCCTGGCGACGAACCGGTGGGCAGACAGCCTCGCCCTCCTGGGCGAGGGGACCACCGGCGGGATCCGCTTCAACGGCTGA
- a CDS encoding glycosyltransferase family 2 protein, with translation MADDVDSAGDVVIAVLTYRRPEDISLALPRLAAQAETLAGGPLPTATVLVIDNDPAGSARAAVQDIAATLRPGLVRYAHEPRPGIAAARNRALADAGTAALLVFIDDDEVPSERWLSQLVELQRRSGAAAVVGPVISEYEHEPEPWIQAGRFFRRRRLATGTRLSVAATNNLLLDLRQIHALGLGFDERFGLSGGSDTLFTRQLVQRGGSMLWCDEAVVVDRVPASRLTRGWVLRRALRSGNSAARVNLELAAAAGPRLAARASSLASGSLRLFGGAARLGAGLLTGSMAHQAMGLRTAARGLGMASAAFGYVYSEYRRK, from the coding sequence ATGGCTGACGACGTCGACTCCGCGGGGGACGTGGTGATCGCGGTCCTGACCTACCGCCGGCCCGAGGACATCAGCCTCGCGCTCCCCCGCCTCGCCGCGCAGGCGGAGACCCTGGCCGGCGGTCCGCTGCCGACCGCGACTGTGCTGGTGATCGACAACGACCCGGCGGGCAGCGCGCGGGCCGCCGTGCAGGACATCGCCGCTACACTGCGTCCGGGCCTGGTCCGGTATGCGCACGAGCCACGGCCCGGCATCGCCGCCGCGCGGAACCGGGCGCTCGCGGATGCCGGGACCGCGGCCCTGCTGGTCTTCATCGACGACGACGAAGTCCCCTCCGAACGCTGGCTGTCCCAGCTTGTGGAGCTGCAGCGCCGGAGCGGAGCCGCCGCCGTCGTCGGCCCGGTCATCAGCGAGTACGAACACGAGCCCGAGCCCTGGATCCAGGCCGGACGGTTCTTCCGCCGCCGCAGGCTCGCCACCGGCACCCGGCTGAGTGTTGCAGCGACCAACAACCTGCTCCTGGACCTGCGCCAGATCCATGCGCTCGGCCTGGGCTTCGACGAGCGGTTCGGCCTCAGCGGCGGCTCGGACACGCTCTTCACCCGCCAACTGGTGCAACGGGGCGGGTCCATGCTGTGGTGCGACGAGGCCGTCGTGGTGGACCGGGTTCCGGCGTCCCGCCTCACCCGCGGCTGGGTGCTGCGCCGGGCGCTGCGAAGCGGCAACTCGGCGGCGCGGGTGAACCTGGAACTGGCCGCCGCCGCGGGTCCCAGGCTGGCGGCCAGGGCCTCGTCGCTGGCGTCCGGTTCGCTCCGGTTGTTCGGCGGCGCCGCACGCCTCGGCGCGGGGCTGCTCACGGGTTCAATGGCACACCAGGCGATGGGCCTGCGAACCGCCGCGCGGGGACTGGGGATGGCGTCCGCGGCCTTCGGTTACGTGTACAGCGAGTACCGCCGGAAATAG
- a CDS encoding lipopolysaccharide biosynthesis protein, whose translation MTAGLAGRTARSVRWSFGAVLARQGFQIICAVVLARLLGPQSYGTIAAATVYISLVALLLDQGLSAALIQRQDITRRLAGATATLNLLVAAVLAAATWFAAPAVAGFFGVADLEPILRALAFIVPVKALAITPRALLARELQLHRVGAADIAAAAAGSAAGIGAAVAGAGPWSMVYQVAVTDVVGAAMLLAASRGPAPNLALRAVAPLFGFSLSVFATDCLAYFSRNLDNILVGRVLGVSALSIYGMAYRILVVPVQLIGQTVNRVMFPAFARSAKEPERVAASLIAATRILAFSAVPLMVFVSCAAPELVHLVLGPDWMPAAALVSVLAIGGARETIFYITPSLMKGLGRGALIVRYEVLAAVVQVSGIVIGLQFGVFGVAVGYTAAGFLLTPVLLRIQTRLTGVSARSQLASILPAAHAAVWGAAGYGLWQLGDADRLWHLVGGLVIFFALAAAALWLFHRQILAGVVSQARGLAGRAGNRSGRPRTPPSPAAPDTPESPDVHNQAGGLHG comes from the coding sequence ATGACAGCCGGCCTCGCCGGCAGAACCGCCCGCAGCGTGCGCTGGAGCTTCGGCGCCGTGCTGGCCCGGCAGGGCTTCCAAATCATCTGCGCCGTGGTGCTGGCCCGCCTGCTGGGACCGCAAAGCTACGGCACCATCGCCGCCGCGACTGTCTACATCAGTCTGGTGGCGCTGCTCCTGGACCAGGGCCTGTCCGCGGCGCTGATCCAGCGCCAGGACATCACCCGGCGGCTGGCCGGGGCCACCGCCACACTGAACCTGCTGGTGGCCGCCGTCCTGGCGGCAGCAACCTGGTTCGCAGCCCCTGCCGTGGCCGGGTTCTTCGGAGTGGCGGACCTGGAACCCATCCTGCGCGCTCTGGCGTTCATCGTCCCGGTCAAGGCGCTCGCGATCACACCGCGGGCCTTGCTGGCGCGGGAGCTGCAGCTGCACCGGGTCGGTGCGGCGGATATCGCAGCCGCCGCGGCCGGCAGCGCGGCCGGCATCGGCGCCGCAGTCGCCGGGGCCGGTCCGTGGTCCATGGTCTACCAGGTGGCCGTCACCGACGTCGTCGGCGCCGCAATGCTCCTCGCGGCGAGCCGGGGCCCGGCACCGAACCTCGCGCTCCGCGCCGTGGCCCCGCTGTTCGGATTCAGCCTGAGCGTCTTCGCCACCGACTGCCTCGCCTACTTCTCCCGCAACCTGGACAACATCCTGGTGGGCCGGGTGCTTGGCGTCTCGGCCCTGTCCATTTACGGCATGGCCTACCGGATCCTCGTGGTCCCGGTGCAGCTGATCGGCCAAACCGTCAACCGGGTCATGTTCCCCGCCTTCGCCAGGTCGGCGAAGGAACCCGAGCGGGTGGCCGCGAGCCTCATAGCCGCCACCAGGATCCTAGCCTTCTCGGCCGTTCCGCTGATGGTGTTCGTGTCCTGCGCCGCGCCGGAGCTGGTCCATCTGGTCCTCGGACCGGACTGGATGCCGGCGGCGGCGCTGGTCAGTGTCCTGGCGATTGGCGGCGCGCGGGAGACGATCTTCTACATCACGCCCTCGCTGATGAAGGGGCTGGGCCGCGGGGCCCTGATTGTGCGCTACGAGGTCCTGGCCGCCGTGGTGCAGGTTAGTGGGATCGTCATCGGCCTGCAGTTCGGGGTGTTTGGAGTGGCCGTCGGCTACACCGCGGCCGGCTTCCTGCTGACCCCGGTGTTACTGCGGATCCAGACCCGGCTGACGGGAGTGTCGGCCAGGTCGCAGCTGGCATCCATCCTGCCGGCGGCCCACGCCGCGGTGTGGGGCGCCGCCGGCTACGGGCTGTGGCAGCTCGGGGACGCGGACCGGCTGTGGCATCTCGTTGGCGGGCTGGTAATTTTCTTTGCCCTGGCGGCGGCGGCGCTGTGGCTGTTCCACCGCCAGATCCTGGCCGGCGTCGTGTCGCAGGCCCGCGGCCTCGCGGGGCGGGCCGGCAACCGTTCGGGCCGCCCCCGCACCCCGCCGTCCCCGGCCGCACCTGACACGCCGGAATCCCCGGACGTCCACAACCAGGCAGGAGGCCTCCATGGCTGA
- a CDS encoding glycosyltransferase, with translation MDETGHSFTVLVAHPSADLYGSDRVLLETIEGLHGAGARVLVALPEPGPLIAELERRGAAVVLSPTPVLRKSLLSGPGLLRLAAESARGLPRSVGVIRGTRPDVILANTITVPLWTIAGRLTGVPVVTHVHEAEARAPRLLRAALVAPLLLSRSILTNSRFSADTLAASLPALRGRSTVVYNGVPGPAEPARPRGQLHGGLRIAYVGRLSHRKGVDVAVDALLRLRRRGTDAHLSVVGAVFPGYEDYEAALRGQVADGGAAAHVTFHGFQADVFPFLADADVVVVPSRLEEPFGNTAVEALLAARPVVVSNTSGLREAAGGYRSAQFVEPGDAAGLAAALARVAASWPDYAAKARADSAEAEFRHSPERYGKVMADHLAQAAGGRQ, from the coding sequence ATGGACGAGACCGGTCACAGTTTCACGGTGTTGGTGGCGCATCCCAGTGCCGACCTCTACGGGTCGGACCGTGTGCTCCTCGAAACCATCGAGGGCCTGCACGGCGCCGGCGCCCGGGTCCTGGTGGCGCTGCCCGAGCCCGGGCCGCTGATTGCCGAACTCGAACGACGCGGCGCCGCCGTCGTCCTGTCGCCCACGCCCGTGCTGCGCAAGAGCCTGCTCTCCGGGCCCGGGCTGCTCCGTCTGGCGGCGGAGTCGGCACGCGGCCTGCCCCGGAGCGTGGGCGTGATCCGCGGAACACGACCGGACGTGATCCTGGCCAACACCATCACCGTGCCGCTCTGGACCATCGCCGGCCGGCTGACCGGGGTCCCGGTCGTCACCCACGTCCACGAAGCCGAGGCGAGGGCCCCCCGCCTGCTGCGGGCCGCGCTGGTCGCGCCGCTGCTCCTTTCCCGGAGCATCCTGACCAACAGCCGGTTCAGCGCCGACACCCTGGCCGCCTCCCTGCCGGCCCTGCGCGGGCGCTCCACAGTGGTCTACAACGGGGTGCCGGGCCCCGCGGAGCCCGCCCGGCCCAGGGGGCAACTGCACGGCGGGCTGCGGATCGCCTACGTGGGCCGGCTCTCGCACCGCAAGGGCGTGGACGTCGCCGTCGACGCCCTGCTGCGGCTGCGGCGCCGCGGCACCGACGCGCACCTGTCCGTCGTGGGGGCGGTGTTCCCCGGCTATGAGGACTACGAGGCGGCGCTGCGGGGCCAGGTGGCCGACGGCGGCGCCGCGGCGCACGTGACGTTCCACGGCTTCCAGGCCGACGTCTTCCCGTTCCTGGCCGACGCCGACGTCGTGGTGGTCCCGTCCCGGTTGGAGGAGCCGTTCGGTAACACCGCCGTGGAAGCGCTGCTGGCCGCACGGCCCGTTGTGGTGAGCAATACCTCCGGGCTGCGGGAGGCCGCCGGCGGCTACCGTTCGGCTCAGTTTGTGGAACCCGGCGACGCCGCAGGCCTTGCCGCGGCGCTGGCCCGGGTGGCTGCCTCGTGGCCGGACTACGCCGCCAAGGCCCGGGCAGACTCCGCCGAGGCGGAGTTCCGGCACAGCCCGGAGCGCTACGGAAAGGTGATGGCCGACCACCTTGCCCAGGCCGCCGGCGGCCGTCAATGA
- a CDS encoding polysaccharide biosynthesis tyrosine autokinase, translating into MELAEYGRAIARGWWILLVCLLAGLGAAALVTARTEPVYQSNVKFFAATPSAVGQSTLQAQELSRNRVTSYANLVKSEGFLGRLVRDSGTGISGKDLADSIGASADRDTLTLSVVVSQPEQAKAFAIARAIASNLGSAAADLESGAAVTNLTVIAGPTNDPGPVSPKVPLNLAVGALLGLALGIAIPVARRLSDKSLRTAQEVEEATGLPVLARIPLSGVARPPASILDQSRGTLLDEAGRRLRTNIDHYPALGTSGVVAVTSAGSGEGRTTVALMLARAWAEAGEPVLLVEAGLRSPRLASVLGLATETGLSDVLAGRLPLEQAIQHTAVEGLHAVGAGTVPPNPTELLGGRALTAILDELRGSYARVVLDAPAMEPFSDAAVIAAAADCTVLVVRHRNVTREVLRAALRNLELVNGTVAGAVLNALPGRLAAGRRQFRATFPVKFPAAGKTGQPAPGLPPGARTGKPVASASRQP; encoded by the coding sequence TTGGAGCTTGCAGAATACGGCAGGGCGATTGCGCGGGGGTGGTGGATCCTGCTGGTGTGCCTGCTGGCGGGTCTCGGGGCGGCAGCCCTCGTCACGGCCCGCACGGAGCCGGTGTACCAGAGCAACGTCAAGTTCTTTGCCGCCACTCCATCGGCGGTGGGCCAATCGACCCTGCAGGCGCAGGAGCTCTCGCGGAACCGCGTCACGTCCTACGCCAACCTCGTCAAGAGTGAGGGCTTCCTCGGCCGCCTCGTCCGGGACAGCGGCACCGGGATCTCCGGCAAGGACCTCGCGGACAGCATCGGGGCTTCCGCGGACCGGGACACCCTGACGCTCTCGGTGGTGGTGAGCCAGCCGGAGCAGGCCAAAGCCTTCGCGATCGCCCGGGCGATCGCCAGCAACCTCGGGTCCGCGGCCGCGGACCTTGAATCCGGCGCCGCCGTAACGAACCTGACGGTCATCGCCGGACCCACGAACGACCCAGGCCCGGTGTCTCCCAAGGTGCCGCTGAACCTCGCCGTCGGTGCGCTCCTGGGCCTCGCCTTGGGTATAGCGATCCCGGTCGCCCGCCGGCTTTCCGACAAGTCGCTGCGGACGGCGCAGGAGGTCGAAGAGGCCACCGGCCTGCCGGTACTGGCCCGCATTCCGCTCAGCGGCGTGGCCCGGCCGCCGGCAAGCATCCTGGACCAGAGCAGGGGCACGCTGCTGGACGAGGCCGGACGCCGGCTCCGCACCAACATCGATCACTACCCTGCCCTGGGGACATCCGGCGTCGTCGCAGTGACCTCCGCCGGGAGCGGGGAAGGGCGCACCACGGTGGCGCTCATGCTCGCGCGGGCATGGGCCGAAGCGGGGGAGCCGGTGCTGCTGGTCGAGGCGGGGCTGCGCTCGCCGCGGCTCGCCTCCGTGCTTGGCCTGGCTACGGAGACCGGCCTCTCCGACGTTCTGGCCGGCCGGCTGCCGCTGGAACAGGCCATCCAGCACACCGCCGTCGAAGGCCTTCACGCCGTCGGTGCGGGCACCGTGCCGCCGAACCCCACCGAGCTGCTCGGCGGCCGGGCACTGACTGCCATCCTCGATGAACTGCGTGGCTCCTATGCCCGGGTCGTCCTGGATGCCCCGGCCATGGAACCCTTCAGCGACGCCGCCGTGATAGCAGCCGCGGCCGACTGCACGGTGCTGGTTGTCCGGCACCGGAACGTGACCCGCGAGGTGCTCCGGGCGGCCCTGCGCAACCTCGAGCTGGTGAACGGAACCGTCGCCGGAGCGGTGCTGAACGCCCTTCCGGGCCGCCTCGCGGCAGGCCGCCGGCAGTTCCGCGCCACGTTCCCGGTCAAGTTCCCGGCGGCTGGAAAGACCGGGCAGCCGGCCCCGGGCCTCCCGCCGGGTGCCCGGACCGGCAAGCCGGTCGCGAGCGCGTCCCGTCAGCCCTAA
- a CDS encoding O-antigen ligase has product MQLALWIALCLAAALVLRRHARVLIVLVIGLWILVPAVGASVVTGVDAGPLGFHPATWLVLCILAVRILYDPWSILQALARRFLLFLVLAVVIIVALLASLSASTAGGLVVLVDQILVPVLFFLLLLSEASRAGGLVATLRGALLLFVAVACVVAVLQWRAKDVLIFESGYSTQYWFERQSGRWMGTLDQPLALSLAISVAAPLVAGLRHKFLQAALLVLMVVGSLLTQSRVGIIAVASSVVAAILFAPGRVWVKSFMLAGLAAAGAAIVSSPLIDGVTARLADDSGSAQAREAAVGYFLARWDDYVLGGGGIGSSFRLAFHAGLASSLENPLLMYSVDIGIVAAVLYFGSMLVLVARSGFRLGYSGLALAGVLALVIPQTYSSLATRSAAGILVWTVLAMVVIAGDERRERNRQEHAAAALAPALPAPVTLARPLPAPVTPARPLPAGTGPVPARTAPAG; this is encoded by the coding sequence ATGCAGCTGGCACTCTGGATCGCGCTGTGCCTGGCCGCGGCCCTGGTCCTCCGCCGCCACGCCAGGGTGCTGATCGTCCTGGTGATCGGACTGTGGATCCTGGTACCGGCCGTCGGCGCCTCGGTGGTCACCGGCGTGGATGCCGGGCCGCTGGGCTTCCACCCGGCGACGTGGCTGGTGCTCTGCATCCTCGCCGTCCGGATCCTCTATGACCCGTGGAGCATCCTGCAGGCGCTGGCTCGGCGGTTCCTCCTGTTCCTGGTCCTTGCCGTGGTGATCATCGTGGCGCTGCTCGCCTCCCTCAGCGCCAGTACGGCCGGCGGCCTGGTGGTGCTGGTGGACCAGATCCTGGTCCCAGTGCTGTTCTTCCTGCTCCTGCTGTCCGAGGCCTCCCGCGCCGGAGGACTCGTGGCAACCCTTCGCGGGGCACTGCTGCTGTTTGTGGCCGTGGCCTGCGTCGTGGCCGTGCTCCAATGGCGGGCGAAGGACGTGCTGATTTTCGAGTCCGGCTACAGCACCCAGTACTGGTTCGAACGGCAGTCGGGGCGGTGGATGGGCACCCTGGACCAGCCGCTCGCCTTGTCGCTGGCGATTTCCGTGGCCGCGCCGCTGGTGGCAGGCCTCCGGCACAAGTTCCTGCAGGCGGCATTGCTGGTCCTGATGGTGGTCGGGAGCCTGCTCACCCAGTCGCGGGTCGGCATCATCGCCGTCGCCTCTTCGGTGGTGGCCGCCATACTGTTCGCACCGGGACGGGTCTGGGTGAAGTCGTTCATGCTGGCGGGCCTCGCCGCCGCGGGGGCAGCCATCGTGTCGTCGCCCCTGATCGACGGCGTGACGGCCCGGCTGGCCGACGACTCCGGCTCGGCGCAGGCCAGGGAGGCCGCGGTGGGCTACTTCCTGGCCCGCTGGGACGACTACGTCCTGGGCGGCGGGGGGATCGGATCCAGCTTCAGGTTGGCCTTCCACGCCGGCCTGGCCAGCAGCCTCGAGAATCCGCTCCTGATGTACAGCGTCGACATCGGCATCGTCGCGGCCGTGCTCTACTTCGGCTCCATGCTGGTGCTGGTGGCGCGGAGCGGATTCCGCCTGGGTTACTCGGGCCTGGCGCTGGCCGGCGTCCTGGCCCTCGTAATCCCGCAGACCTACAGCTCGCTGGCCACGCGGTCCGCGGCCGGCATCCTGGTCTGGACCGTGCTGGCGATGGTGGTGATCGCGGGGGATGAGCGCCGGGAGCGGAACAGGCAGGAACACGCCGCCGCAGCCCTGGCGCCCGCGCTTCCGGCCCCCGTGACGTTGGCCCGGCCGCTTCCGGCCCCCGTGACTCCGGCCCGGCCGCTTCCGGCCGGCACCGGGCCTGTCCCCGCGCGCACGGCGCCGGCCGGCTGA
- a CDS encoding glycerophosphodiester phosphodiesterase: MVASGGTSGRFGRRGFLGLAAAGALFGAAGCAPCPSSAGSPRPGTGLVPAPSAAAAFVAEGSIAEPGATTPHTIHGLLSKPNFFVAHRGSGDNWPEHTMRAYRQSADAGLKAIEVSVSATSDGVLVCHHDLTTARLTGTALTIATATAASLAQLRNDARPWLGPATPLEPIPLLTEVLDAFAASHVIFLEDKQGTNAERILTLLEKYPDARQHIIWKQPASSAGHAQAAADGYTTWGYVTRADYPRLAELVPLVDMLGVHHTAPEDRILELVDSGKPVIAWEVRRRTEHLRLRELGVRGFICSNIRHVLHQEAPRGEDRFGEGLRGTGDLPWKADGGWEEQPGFAGEAVRLANQERAGYLLGSMAGAVDAPGWELTFELRWPDGLPPAGGSGGAGVAFGQSTDASYRRESGPGAPGYELDVGAGGRITLSRRDPGAAAAVELAAGDSPAPAPGEWLAFVVSVAPRSLTVHRMDGGAPRWSVRSDDSRYGGGWFSLLKNYVAGPAVEFRRVRVRAAAASDRCANVG; encoded by the coding sequence ATGGTTGCATCGGGGGGAACTTCCGGCAGGTTCGGCAGGCGCGGATTCCTGGGCCTGGCTGCCGCCGGCGCCCTCTTCGGTGCGGCCGGCTGCGCTCCCTGCCCCAGCTCTGCCGGCAGCCCGCGGCCCGGCACCGGCCTTGTTCCGGCGCCCTCCGCGGCCGCCGCCTTCGTAGCCGAAGGCTCCATCGCGGAGCCCGGCGCGACCACGCCCCACACCATCCACGGCCTGCTCTCGAAGCCGAACTTCTTCGTCGCGCACCGCGGCTCCGGCGACAACTGGCCCGAGCACACCATGCGCGCCTACCGGCAGTCGGCGGACGCGGGCCTGAAGGCGATCGAAGTCTCCGTCTCCGCCACCTCGGACGGCGTACTGGTCTGCCACCACGACCTGACCACGGCCCGGCTGACCGGCACCGCGCTGACGATTGCCACGGCCACCGCGGCATCGCTGGCCCAGCTGCGCAACGACGCACGGCCGTGGCTTGGCCCGGCGACCCCGCTGGAACCGATCCCGCTCCTGACCGAGGTCCTGGATGCCTTCGCCGCCAGCCACGTGATCTTCCTGGAGGACAAACAAGGCACCAACGCGGAGCGGATCCTCACCCTGCTGGAGAAGTACCCGGACGCGCGGCAGCACATCATCTGGAAGCAGCCGGCGTCGTCGGCCGGTCATGCCCAGGCCGCGGCCGACGGCTACACCACCTGGGGCTACGTCACCCGGGCGGACTACCCCCGGCTCGCCGAACTGGTGCCGCTCGTGGACATGCTCGGCGTCCACCACACGGCACCGGAGGACCGGATCCTGGAGCTGGTGGACTCCGGCAAGCCCGTAATCGCCTGGGAGGTGCGCCGCCGCACCGAGCACCTGCGGCTGCGCGAGCTCGGCGTCCGGGGGTTCATCTGCTCCAACATCCGGCACGTGCTGCACCAGGAGGCGCCCCGCGGTGAGGACCGCTTCGGCGAGGGACTCCGCGGCACCGGCGACCTGCCGTGGAAGGCGGACGGCGGATGGGAGGAACAGCCCGGCTTCGCCGGCGAGGCAGTGCGCCTGGCCAACCAGGAACGCGCCGGCTACCTGCTGGGGTCCATGGCCGGCGCGGTGGATGCCCCGGGCTGGGAACTCACCTTCGAGCTGCGCTGGCCGGACGGGCTGCCGCCGGCCGGCGGGTCCGGCGGGGCGGGCGTGGCCTTCGGACAGTCCACCGACGCGTCCTACCGCCGCGAGTCCGGCCCGGGTGCGCCCGGCTACGAACTCGACGTCGGCGCCGGCGGACGGATCACTTTGTCCCGCCGGGACCCGGGCGCGGCTGCCGCCGTCGAACTGGCCGCCGGCGACAGCCCGGCGCCGGCGCCGGGGGAGTGGCTGGCGTTCGTGGTCTCGGTGGCACCGCGCAGCCTCACCGTGCACCGGATGGACGGCGGCGCCCCGCGCTGGAGTGTCCGCTCGGACGACTCCCGCTACGGCGGCGGCTGGTTCTCGCTGCTGAAGAATTACGTCG